In the genome of Daucus carota subsp. sativus chromosome 9, DH1 v3.0, whole genome shotgun sequence, the window TTAAGTTGTGTTGGATTGTTATTTCGAGTGTTGGAATGGAAAGTTGGTTTAGGTTAATTAAGTGGGTGTGCTTGTTTGTTGTTACCAGGATTATCGAGTAGGTCGCATGGATTAAGGTTGAAGGTCGATGAAAAAGAATCCCTTGCTGTTGCTAGTCCAAGGTTTGCTGCGTCTGATAGTATATAAACTAGTTTGctttgtatatttttatgtcCTTGTCTCATTGTGGTAGTTACTGATGTTGTGCTCGATGTCCATATATCTTGTTTTTATGTGTAATACGCCTGGATTGTGATTGTCTTCATGTTTTTGGTCATAGTATGTAGGAGAGAATTGAGCAGGAACTAGGGAGTATGATTGGAACTTGTCAAGTTATGCGGAATTAGTTCTTGCTGTTTGAAAAATTGCTATAAGTTAAAGTGTTtggtttcggaatttttaaactCATCAATTGTGATCGTTTTGGAAGAATACTAGGGCCAACTCTAGGGATTACTGATCATGATGTAATATCCACAAGGTCACTTTACCTTACTGCTAACATGATAATAGATAATACAGGATCTCATGTATACAAAACAAATTGTTACCACTTTGTCAGAGCTTGTCAACCGGAATCATGAGCTCACTTGATCATTCAGATCTTGAGATAGCTTATGCTTCTGAGGCtattgctaatatttttagtatAAGAAATTTTAATCTCAAGTTTGAATTGCCTTCGTGTATATTTCAATTCGTAAGAATTATCAGTTGCTTCCACTTATTTGTTATTCTCAAACCTCAACAGCTATGGTCCTATAGAAGCCAAAAAGGGGAATCCACCCGTAATGCCAGCTGTACTGACTCCTGGAGGACCATTGGACCTTTCTACTGTATTATTCAGAAAtcgtataatttttataggacAGCCAATCAACGCACAGGTGGCTCAAAGAGTAATATCACAGCTTGTAACTTTGGCTACAATTGATGAAAATGCAGACATCTTGGTTCGTATACAATCTATAATGTCTTTATTACACTGGAAAATATCTTAAGCCCTCAAACCTATATTATTAACTATTTAACTGTGTTTTATTAGATGTACCTGAACTGCCCTGGTGGGAGCACCTACTCTGTCTTGGCAATTTATGACTGCATGTCTTGGGTAAGAATGAAATTTACCCTCAATTAATTTGGTAATTCAGTATAAGAAAATAATCTTGCTGCTTCGTTCTCTTCTATTTTGtctatacaaatattttttacctTTACACAATAAAGTTCAGATTGCTACTCCTCTCTCTCCTCCCATGTTCCACTCCTATCAAACACATGAATTTAGACTTTAAATTTCACAAGATGAGTTGACACATGcttattttgtataaatttgaaTGCATTTCTTTAGCCTGGTACTGGTTGCGTGTATAAATTTGGATGCATTTTCTTTCTTTAGCCTGGTACTGATTGCATGTATAGTAAATAGTAATCTTGGTTCTGATAATTTAAAACTCCTCCAACTAATTATTAGCATGATTTTTTCCCAAGGACATCTATTTAAGTTAGTTACAGTCTAAATATATGTGCATTTCAGTTAAGTTGGCAATATGAAAATGCCAAGCTGCTAGCAAGAAGTTCTTTTTTATatacattcatatttatatttgtcaCATTCATTTGCTGAAACTGTTTAATTTTCAGATAAAACCCAAGGTTGGTACTGTATGCTTTGGAGTGGCAGCAAGCCAAGGAGCACTTCTGCTTGCTGGTGGAGAGAAGGGGATGCGGTACTCAATGCCAAATTCACGTATTATGATACATCAACCACAAAGTGGCTGTGGGGTACGAATTGGTtctatttgaaatatttatttattctttgaAAGATTTTTTGCCATGTTTGGTGCGAATGTCCTTACCGCTCTTATTGGAAATTGGAATACATTGAACTtgttcattttaaatttttgatattgttCCCTGATATTATCTTcacttaattttctttttactcCTCTCTTCTTTTTGCCTATTGTTCCAGCGTTTCTTTTGCTGTAATGTTCTTTCATTTCCCTCTATTTTTCAAAGTAATAACAATTATCTCTTATCATATTATGTTCATGGTCTTATTGCTATTATTTCGATACTAGATTATATAATGTAATTGTACAGAGaataatgatatttaaaattgatgtaGAGTTTTACCAGTTCAAACTACTATATATGCAGTTAATCTGCCTCCAGTGGCATAAAACTGGATATATTTAGTCTGATCAGATTGGACATAGTGTACTCTTGTTAAGCTAAATTTAACTTTTCATCTCTCACGTGCATTTAGTGTAATAATTGAGCGTATCttgttaaattttgatatgcgTCTCCTGGGCAAGCTACCAAAGATTAGATATTCATATCCTCTGGTTTATTCTCGAATAGAAGAAGATTCAACAGCCGTGGTGGGATTCTAATGTTAGTGCGATGGGAACCTTGTGAGACAGTGTGATATAGTATCATGGCCGCCTTTAATTACTTGTACTTTGAGACAACTAGCttgaatcttctggtcttttcCAAACTTCATGTGTCTGCTTGTTTACTAGGTTACTTCCACACTTTGTATTCCGGTTACATATGTTATCTTACGTGCATTGACATGATGACAAActattaaacttttatattGTGATTTTGGTGTAGGGACATGTGGAGGATGTGAGGCGTCAAGTGAATGAAGCAGTTCAAACTCGCTATGTAAGTCTTTTTTCCGTAGTTTTCGAAGCTTAGTTTCTTATTATAGTTCGTTTCAAATCAAGGCATAGATTTTCTTGTTGAGAAGATGTTCCAACTAAACCTTATTTACTTGGATACTTGAGGTGCTGAGATATCTTAATACTTAACCTTTTGGTGCCCTTGACTAGACAGGTACTAATATTAAGTGAACATACAGGGGTTGAAAGTTTTTATCTGCGAGTTAAAGCTCTTGTAATCATCATTACTTCATTTGTATGCTTCACTATTCAGATATTCTTTTGGGTATATATTTGGTGGATATGTAGCCACTTTGTAGCATTACATGTGTACTTGTTTAGAACATGGTGAAGAACCATGACCTGAATGGTTCTCTATTTTTCTCACAAGATATTGTGTAGAATAAATCTCTATTCTCTACGTAGTAACATGTGACGTGATTCTCTCACTTAAGTATGTAAATACATGGTACATGTTACAAATGTAAATAGGTAATACCTACTGACCATTATATTCATTGCTTATGTACAATAGACTTTTGGATATTAGACTAATTTTTTGTCACTAGTCTATCTGATCTTGAGTCGGTTCAGTTAGAACTGCTGGATTTATTTATCCATAAAAATGTTAAACTTCCCACTGGGTTATATGAAGACAATATTATAAACACTGCATTATCAACATATTTTGCTTTGGGCTCACTCAATACCCCTTAATCAAGTCTAAAGGAAGACactagatgatatcattttacAATCTTGATTTTTCATTTCTTTCTCAAGCGTCTTATTTGCTCATATATTGTTGCAGAAAGTAGACAACATGTTTGCTGCCTTTACTGGCCAACCACTCGAGAAAGTGCAGCAGTATACTGAAAGAGATCGCTTTCTCTCAGTTTCTGAGGTAATGCTATCGCAATTTAGTGTCTCCACTTTTTATTATCACCAGAAGGAGAAAAAGACACTTACATCTTATAATAATATCAGAGATCATACAATTCCCACCATGTTGTAGACAGGATTAAAGTACAAACCAGAAATCTTTGCTAAAAAGTAGCAATTCACTGTTGAGGGCACGAAACTGAGTGGAGGATCAGGAATTTGCAGCGGGTTACTTTTATCGCTTATGCTTCAAGAGTATAATATACAatcggtttgtctagtgtgtgcccatgggcacatgttaaGCGCAGAAATTTTTGCatttagatcattttgattggtgtggttggtgtatttgcaggggggtccaccattattaagaagtaggagccaatcaaaatgatctaaaacacaaaatttccgcgcttagcatgtgcccatgggcacaccatagaaaaaccgatataaAATTTATCCATAATTGCAAATTTAAACAATTGCAAATTATAAGAATCTATAAATATccttaaaatattttacatattgtgtttgtagaaaattacagaaataaaaacttttaaatatatatgtaaactatactatattattaaagctgAACATGCAAAAGTTTGGTCGTTGGTTTGTAGTGTCGTACAGTGCATTATAACCTTTAGATCACttaaatcaaattgattagaACTATTAGattaaattttctatatttcaCTGTGGTACTACTAAAAGAGTAATCTTCGAATCCCGTTAAAACATattgaataatttattaattcaaacacacatgagaaaattattaactattaaaaatcaCCCATGCATCGCACGGGGCGTATGTATGTACTGCCTCCTGCattattgttatataatatCCTATTGCATTATTGCTAGATAATATCCTCACACATTATATTCCGGGTTGCTGATTATTAGTTTTGAATTATGCTGATTCTATTACTGTTACGCAGGCTATGGAATTTGGTTTAATTGACGGAGTGCTAGAGACGGAATATTGAATATAATCGTATTACAGGAAGCAGAATATATCTGCTACTCGTGCCTGCCAAATTGTTGTTAAGATGATTTTGCAGTTAGTATACTGTAGTTACATGTGGCATCCCGAACCAGTGGCTTCAAGATTAAAATGAACAGCCAGTTCTTCCAGGTTAAAAAGGCAATTGTGCATATTCAATCACCAGGCTGCAGGTGTAATGTTGCAAATGTCTTGAGAGACTTAATACATGTTTAACCCAAGACCAGATGTTTAGACATCACATATTTAGTTCAATGCACATGTAAAAAGCACCATTTCATTAGTCCGGTTTCATTATCTGTACTCCGTAATTTTAACTATTTACTGTCCTTTACTGTGTCTCGAATTCACCTCCAAAGGCATATATAACTGTAGTAAAGTATTAGATTACCATGCTATTctgtaaatatatacataaatatgagCCTACTTTCCATttagcaatatatatatatatatatatatgagcctACTTTGTTACTGGATTTCTACCTTTGCTTTTCTAGTTTATACATTGAATTTCAGATGATAGGAACTATAACAAGAATTGTGACTGTCCATGCAAATATAACATATTTGCGTACCTAGCTGAAATCGAATTTTTGTATACCATCAATCTTTTTATACAAGTGTTTGAAATGAAAATCTATCACCTAGCATGACTAATCATGATTTATATAGATAATCTAGGTATGAGCAAGGGGCATAAGAGTTCTAATAGTATTTTGCATAGCTGCTGCCCAAGCCATGCTGGATTCTGACACTGATATGACCCAGTTTAAATTATCACGAGTATCTTGACTGTACACAGATGGGGAGCTTTAAATTCAAATCCGCAACATCAATGCTTTTGCAGTTGTGGTACAAGGATATTCGAAAACTATCTTGGCTCATTTACCTGCAAAAAGTTAGGGTCAATAAAGAGAACGAGTCTACATGTAATCTAATGGAGTTTATTCATAA includes:
- the LOC108202913 gene encoding ATP-dependent Clp protease proteolytic subunit 6, chloroplastic — its product is MVTSAISASLSFSVSSSHNPSSLSQWSLKKPIISALSTPYGDSSRTGLSSRSHGLRLKVDEKESLAVASPSYGPIEAKKGNPPVMPAVLTPGGPLDLSTVLFRNRIIFIGQPINAQVAQRVISQLVTLATIDENADILMYLNCPGGSTYSVLAIYDCMSWIKPKVGTVCFGVAASQGALLLAGGEKGMRYSMPNSRIMIHQPQSGCGGHVEDVRRQVNEAVQTRYKVDNMFAAFTGQPLEKVQQYTERDRFLSVSEAMEFGLIDGVLETEY